The Tenrec ecaudatus isolate mTenEca1 chromosome 7, mTenEca1.hap1, whole genome shotgun sequence genome window below encodes:
- the LOC142452726 gene encoding large ribosomal subunit protein eL43, giving the protein MAKRTKKVGIVGKYGTRYGASLRKMVKKIEISQHAKYTCSFCGKTKMKRRAVGIWHCGSCMKTVAGGAWTYNTTSAVTVKSAIRRLKELKDQ; this is encoded by the coding sequence ATGGCCAAACGCACCAAGAAGGTCGGGATCGTGGGCAAATATGGGACCCGTTACGGCGCCTCCCTcaggaaaatggtgaagaaaattgaaatcagCCAACATGCCAAGTACACTTGCTCCTTCTGCGGCAAAACCAAGATGAAGAGACGCGCCGTGGGCATCTGGCACTGCGGTTCCTGCATGAAGACAGTTGCCGGTGGAGCCTGGACCTACAATACCACCTCTGCTGTCACAGTAAAGTCTGCCATCAGAAGACTGAAGGAATTGAAAGACCAGTAG